The Xanthobacter flavus genome includes a window with the following:
- a CDS encoding LexA family transcriptional regulator has translation MYVDAVNMTCVYTFRDDPLMRESKNERLRKARADAGFPSARQAALRFGWKESTYAAHENGQNDFDDERAREYARKFKVKAAWLLGVDDKGDEPPSARMVNVVGYVGAGTEVHLIDDHAKGAGLDEVPAPPAVSRDCVAVKVKGDSMEPRFYEGEILYYDRIYNTPDSIRQLGQRECVVALEDGRIFVKRLQPGSRAGFWTLWSYNAMPMTDVRLKWAAPVDWRYSG, from the coding sequence ATGTATGTTGATGCCGTCAACATGACATGTGTTTACACGTTTCGTGATGATCCGCTTATGCGCGAATCAAAGAACGAACGTCTCCGCAAGGCCAGGGCCGACGCCGGGTTTCCCTCGGCGCGCCAGGCGGCGCTGCGCTTCGGCTGGAAGGAATCGACCTACGCCGCCCACGAGAACGGCCAGAACGATTTCGACGACGAGCGCGCCCGCGAATATGCGCGCAAGTTCAAGGTCAAGGCCGCGTGGCTCCTCGGCGTCGACGACAAAGGTGACGAACCGCCGTCCGCGCGCATGGTAAATGTGGTCGGCTATGTAGGCGCCGGCACTGAGGTTCACCTCATCGACGACCATGCGAAAGGCGCGGGCTTGGACGAGGTCCCCGCCCCGCCGGCCGTGAGCCGCGATTGCGTCGCGGTCAAGGTCAAGGGCGATTCCATGGAGCCCCGGTTCTATGAGGGCGAGATCCTCTATTACGACCGGATCTACAACACGCCGGACAGCATCCGCCAGCTCGGCCAGCGCGAATGCGTCGTGGCACTGGAAGACGGACGCATCTTCGTGAAGCGGCTGCAGCCCGGTTCGCGGGCGGGCTTCTGGACCCTGTGGAGCTACAACGCCATGCCTATGACCGACGTGCGCCTGAAATGGGCTGCGCCGGTTGACTGGCGCTATTCGGGATAG
- a CDS encoding Nmad5 family putative nucleotide modification protein, with translation MSKSIPLTNMMRDRFITDLLGHRYADEIAALEGEAAAFALAIYNDIYKSAQRAAMADLPAGWMPEVTSVAIQFGDSSGYTRLSFDGTHTYHGEWSGLRKKSDAKPATMRMAHKHTTGCAKVYAPEHRFTATFRSIEERKKDLAERVRDSRTQIKAVVYAVSSTKMLRDRWPEASAFVARLERDVPPRLPSVPLSSLNASLGLPPAEVRP, from the coding sequence ATGAGCAAGTCCATCCCGCTCACCAACATGATGCGCGACCGGTTCATCACCGACTTGCTCGGCCATCGCTATGCCGACGAGATCGCGGCACTGGAAGGCGAGGCCGCTGCCTTCGCCCTCGCCATCTACAACGACATCTACAAGTCCGCGCAGCGCGCGGCCATGGCGGACCTACCCGCCGGCTGGATGCCCGAAGTCACCAGTGTTGCCATCCAGTTCGGCGACAGCAGCGGCTACACCCGCCTGTCGTTCGACGGCACGCACACCTATCACGGCGAATGGAGCGGCTTGCGCAAGAAGTCGGATGCCAAGCCCGCGACGATGCGCATGGCGCATAAGCACACGACAGGCTGCGCCAAGGTTTATGCGCCGGAGCATCGCTTCACCGCCACGTTCCGGAGCATCGAAGAGCGCAAGAAAGATCTGGCCGAGCGGGTGCGGGACTCCCGCACGCAGATCAAGGCCGTGGTCTATGCGGTCTCCTCCACCAAGATGCTGCGCGATCGCTGGCCGGAGGCCTCCGCTTTCGTTGCCCGCCTTGAGCGGGACGTGCCGCCGCGCCTGCCGTCGGTGCCTCTGTCGAGCCTGAACGCCAGCCTCGGCCTGCCGCCGGCGGAGGTGCGGCCATGA
- a CDS encoding DUF2303 family protein, with product MAEKTTPPPATLLAESIGMPPVAPGFDAKYIAELGAKVAEPTSGIITLDPKIHVGLPPELPIVWDPRKGEFMAVKSYAEQFRLKPARKVGTAKALTLESFIALANRHKTEHTAVFADTSWHKPGFTAVIDYHDNTSGGPADNGKHRIQYDFPLSEEWKAWVKLDGEPMSQVDFAAFLEDHIQELCSPTEAEKNTLERDFVTTVATPAEVVQLSRGLQVHIASQVKNAHTLQTGAGQIQWQEEHQTADGKPLTVPGIFLLNIAPFFMGEPVRIPVRLRYRVSGKITWFYQIFRPDFFVTERCARRPRQGAAGNQPARL from the coding sequence ATGGCCGAGAAAACCACCCCGCCGCCCGCGACGCTGCTCGCCGAAAGCATCGGCATGCCGCCCGTCGCCCCCGGCTTCGATGCCAAGTACATCGCCGAGCTGGGCGCCAAGGTCGCCGAGCCCACCTCCGGCATCATCACCCTCGACCCCAAGATCCATGTCGGCCTTCCGCCGGAACTCCCCATTGTGTGGGACCCGCGCAAGGGTGAGTTCATGGCGGTCAAGAGCTACGCGGAGCAGTTCCGCCTCAAGCCCGCCCGCAAGGTCGGCACGGCCAAGGCGCTCACGCTGGAAAGCTTCATCGCCCTCGCCAACCGGCACAAGACCGAGCACACGGCCGTGTTCGCCGATACCTCGTGGCACAAGCCCGGCTTCACCGCCGTCATCGACTATCACGACAACACCTCGGGCGGCCCGGCCGACAACGGCAAGCACCGCATCCAATACGACTTCCCGCTCTCCGAGGAGTGGAAGGCGTGGGTGAAGCTGGATGGCGAACCCATGAGCCAGGTGGATTTCGCGGCTTTCCTCGAAGATCACATCCAGGAGCTGTGCAGCCCCACGGAGGCCGAGAAGAACACGCTGGAGCGCGATTTCGTCACCACGGTCGCGACGCCGGCGGAGGTGGTGCAGCTCTCCCGCGGCCTGCAGGTGCATATTGCGAGCCAGGTGAAGAACGCCCACACGCTCCAGACGGGCGCCGGCCAGATCCAATGGCAGGAGGAGCACCAGACGGCGGACGGCAAGCCGCTCACCGTGCCCGGCATCTTCCTCCTCAACATCGCGCCATTCTTCATGGGCGAGCCGGTGCGCATTCCCGTGCGCCTGCGCTATCGCGTCTCCGGCAAGATCACCTGGTTCTACCAGATATTCCGGCCCGACTTCTTCGTGACCGAGCGGTGTGCGCGACGACCTCGACAAGGTGCGGCAGGAAACCAGCCTGCCCGCCTTTGA
- the dnaN gene encoding DNA polymerase III subunit beta produces MKLTISRDALAAALDRVGRVVETRNTVAILSNVRLSAHNGTVAVTGTDLDMEAISTAEAEVAAAGATTLPAKMASDFVRKLPAGAKVELSDDGERGKLTIRSGRSRISVNTLPSGDFPNLSTGEFSNSFALPASALLNMLDRVDFAISSEETRYYLNGIYLHLAQAEDGPALRVVATDGHRLAQHQVQAPQGSEDLPGVIVPRKAVSEIGRLLKPLGEESVRLEVSTTKLRLTAGVTTLTTKLIDGTFPDYGRVVPSGNDKLATLDKEALGEAVARVSTVSSERGRAVRFRFDGGMLTLSVTNPDTGDATDELEATYDAEPLDIGFNASYVADILAAVPGAKVTMAMADPGSPCLIIPEAEGTGSLFVLMPMRV; encoded by the coding sequence ATGAAACTCACCATCAGCCGCGACGCGCTGGCCGCCGCCCTGGACCGCGTCGGCCGCGTGGTCGAGACCCGGAACACCGTCGCGATCCTCTCCAACGTCCGGCTTTCCGCCCATAACGGCACGGTTGCCGTCACCGGCACGGACCTCGATATGGAGGCCATCAGCACGGCCGAGGCGGAGGTGGCCGCCGCCGGCGCGACCACGCTTCCGGCGAAGATGGCGTCGGACTTCGTGCGCAAGCTGCCGGCCGGCGCCAAGGTGGAGCTTTCGGACGACGGCGAGCGCGGCAAGCTCACCATCAGGAGCGGGCGCAGCCGCATCAGCGTGAACACCCTGCCCTCCGGCGACTTCCCGAATCTGTCGACCGGCGAATTCTCCAACAGCTTCGCGCTCCCGGCGTCCGCCCTCTTGAACATGCTGGACCGCGTGGACTTTGCCATCTCCAGCGAGGAGACGCGGTATTATCTCAACGGGATTTACCTGCACCTCGCCCAGGCCGAGGACGGCCCGGCCCTACGCGTCGTGGCCACCGACGGCCACCGGCTGGCGCAGCACCAGGTGCAGGCGCCGCAGGGCAGCGAGGACCTGCCGGGCGTCATCGTGCCGCGCAAGGCGGTAAGCGAGATCGGCCGCCTGCTCAAGCCGTTGGGCGAGGAGAGCGTGCGGCTGGAAGTGAGCACCACCAAGCTGCGGCTGACGGCGGGCGTCACCACGCTCACCACCAAGCTCATCGACGGCACCTTCCCGGACTATGGCCGCGTCGTGCCCTCCGGCAACGACAAGCTGGCGACGCTCGACAAGGAGGCGCTCGGCGAGGCCGTCGCCCGCGTCTCCACTGTTTCCAGCGAGCGCGGGCGGGCGGTGCGGTTCCGTTTCGATGGCGGCATGCTGACGCTCTCCGTCACCAATCCCGACACAGGCGACGCGACCGACGAGCTCGAAGCCACATATGACGCCGAGCCGCTCGATATCGGCTTCAACGCCTCCTATGTGGCCGACATCCTCGCCGCCGTGCCCGGCGCGAAGGTGACGATGGCCATGGCCGACCCCGGCTCGCCGTGCCTCATCATCCCCGAGGCGGAGGGCACCGGCTCCCTCTTCGTCCTCATGCCGATGCGGGTGTGA
- a CDS encoding thermonuclease family protein yields MESPSDYERARNALIVAGAIVLGLFLVLVILLAQARAEPIAPGSIHVIDGDTIAVGPAHYRLVGFDTPEAGERARCPAERMLSALATRRLRQIVVAGGLDLEEVDCRCRPGTAGTKRCNHGRLCGRLTANGQDVGDTLLAEGYAQPYAYDPDAPRPPASWCGRQ; encoded by the coding sequence ATGGAATCCCCTTCTGACTATGAAAGGGCCCGCAACGCCCTGATCGTGGCGGGTGCCATCGTGCTCGGCCTGTTCCTTGTCTTGGTCATCCTGCTGGCACAGGCCCGTGCCGAGCCCATCGCGCCCGGCTCCATCCATGTCATCGATGGCGACACCATCGCCGTCGGCCCGGCGCATTATCGCCTCGTGGGATTCGACACGCCCGAGGCCGGCGAGCGCGCCCGCTGCCCGGCCGAGCGCATGCTCTCCGCCCTCGCGACGCGGCGCCTGCGGCAGATCGTGGTCGCCGGCGGGCTGGACCTTGAGGAAGTGGATTGCCGCTGCCGCCCCGGCACCGCCGGCACCAAGCGCTGCAACCACGGGCGCCTCTGCGGCCGGCTCACCGCCAACGGCCAGGACGTGGGCGATACCCTCCTCGCCGAAGGCTACGCCCAGCCCTACGCGTACGATCCGGACGCCCCGCGCCCGCCGGCCAGCTGGTGCGGGAGGCAGTGA
- a CDS encoding helix-turn-helix domain-containing protein has translation MGTLGKIFTMEEAAAELRISRRALQDLVKDHPHYAQNGHRKLFSESDIRALWEAMRCHSSSSRPSRAKRRTGTSVEPTSDSTLRRLRERLSKPSRGGSSQPAKRKSNVVGFSRE, from the coding sequence ATGGGCACGCTCGGCAAGATCTTCACCATGGAAGAGGCCGCGGCCGAGTTGCGCATCAGCCGCCGCGCGTTGCAGGATTTGGTGAAGGATCACCCCCACTATGCGCAGAACGGACATCGCAAGCTGTTCAGCGAATCGGACATCCGCGCCCTCTGGGAGGCCATGAGGTGCCACTCAAGCTCGTCCCGCCCAAGCCGGGCAAAACGCCGAACTGGTACATCCGTGGAACCTACCTCGGACAGTACGTTGAGGAGACTACGCGAACGCCTGTCGAAGCCGTCGCGCGGCGGATCCTCGCAGCCCGCAAAGCGGAAATCGAACGTGGTGGGCTTCTCCCGCGAGTGA
- a CDS encoding tyrosine-type recombinase/integrase produces the protein MKSGEPVVTFEIAAAAYAEGGGDDRFFGKYDPVREEWHSGLIALLGEKPIADITQQDIDRAAATLYPDAGAPTRNRQVYTPVSAVLKHAGIEMQLRRPKGWRGSARVDWLQPEQAFRIFAAADRKDAEFGAFLRLLCYTGMRLGEALALTCDKLMLHEAFAYVTQTKNDDPRGVHLPPVVVAALANHPRGLARGKKKVFRFRKCGRLYTWLAEVKAEAGADVAFCSFHTFRHTWATWMRRYAGLDTRGLVGTGAWRDPKSAARYEHVVVSEESRKADLLPTPPRVRKAKSGENPGSAVKKRRKAL, from the coding sequence GTGAAATCCGGCGAGCCCGTCGTCACATTCGAAATTGCCGCCGCTGCTTACGCCGAAGGCGGCGGGGACGACCGGTTCTTCGGCAAATATGACCCTGTGCGCGAGGAGTGGCATAGCGGCCTGATCGCCCTCCTTGGCGAGAAGCCCATCGCCGACATCACACAGCAGGACATCGACCGCGCCGCCGCGACGCTTTACCCCGACGCCGGCGCGCCGACCCGCAACCGTCAAGTCTACACGCCCGTTTCGGCGGTGCTGAAGCATGCGGGCATCGAGATGCAGCTGCGCCGGCCGAAGGGCTGGCGTGGATCCGCGCGCGTGGACTGGCTTCAGCCCGAGCAGGCGTTCCGCATTTTCGCCGCAGCCGACAGGAAGGACGCCGAGTTCGGCGCGTTCCTGCGACTCCTCTGCTACACCGGCATGCGCCTGGGCGAGGCTTTGGCCCTCACGTGCGACAAGCTGATGTTGCACGAGGCCTTCGCCTATGTGACGCAGACGAAGAACGACGACCCACGGGGCGTCCACCTGCCGCCGGTGGTGGTGGCGGCGCTTGCGAATCACCCACGCGGGCTGGCGCGGGGCAAGAAAAAAGTGTTCCGCTTCCGCAAGTGCGGACGGCTGTATACCTGGCTTGCTGAGGTCAAGGCCGAGGCCGGCGCGGATGTCGCATTCTGCAGCTTCCACACCTTCCGCCACACATGGGCGACATGGATGCGCCGCTATGCCGGGCTCGACACCCGCGGGCTGGTGGGTACTGGCGCTTGGCGCGATCCGAAATCCGCCGCGCGTTACGAGCACGTCGTGGTTTCAGAGGAGAGCCGCAAGGCCGACCTCCTACCCACGCCGCCGCGCGTCCGGAAAGCGAAATCCGGGGAAAATCCGGGAAGCGCAGTTAAGAAGCGCCGAAAAGCGTTGTAA
- a CDS encoding ferritin-like domain-containing protein, translated as MGLFSKDIHSMDDLFVHTLRDIYYAEKRILKALPTMIEKAQNSTLRQAFQTHLGETEGHVKRLEEVFRMHGVEAKTVKCQAIDGIIEEAEDVASEVADPEVMDAALAAAAQAVEHYEITRYGTLIAWAKQLGRNDCASVLQRNLDEEKAADAKLTGLAEARLNMRAAE; from the coding sequence ATGGGCCTTTTCTCCAAGGACATCCACTCCATGGACGACCTGTTCGTCCACACCCTGCGCGACATCTATTATGCCGAGAAGCGCATCCTGAAAGCGCTGCCGACCATGATCGAGAAGGCGCAGAATTCTACCCTCCGCCAGGCTTTCCAGACCCATCTCGGCGAGACCGAGGGGCATGTGAAGCGGCTTGAGGAAGTGTTCCGCATGCACGGCGTCGAGGCCAAGACGGTGAAGTGCCAGGCCATCGACGGCATCATCGAGGAGGCCGAGGACGTCGCCTCCGAGGTCGCCGATCCCGAGGTGATGGACGCGGCGCTGGCCGCCGCCGCGCAGGCGGTGGAGCATTACGAGATCACCCGCTACGGCACCCTCATCGCCTGGGCCAAGCAGCTCGGCCGCAACGACTGCGCCTCCGTGCTCCAGCGCAACCTGGACGAGGAGAAGGCGGCCGACGCCAAGCTCACCGGCCTCGCCGAGGCCAGGCTGAACATGCGCGCGGCCGAATAG
- a CDS encoding general stress protein: protein MNNRQQGGSGNFENDRERASEAGRKGGEQSAQNRQQGGQPGGDNRQQSQQDAGNRGQQGGSGNFSQDRERASEAGRKGGQSVPDEKRSFSQDQDLASEAGRKGGQR from the coding sequence ATGAACAATCGTCAGCAGGGCGGATCCGGAAACTTCGAGAATGATCGCGAGCGCGCCTCCGAGGCCGGTCGCAAGGGCGGCGAGCAGAGCGCCCAGAACCGCCAGCAGGGCGGTCAGCCGGGCGGCGACAACCGCCAGCAGAGCCAGCAGGACGCCGGCAACCGCGGCCAGCAGGGCGGCTCCGGCAACTTTTCCCAGGATCGGGAGCGCGCCTCCGAGGCGGGCCGCAAAGGCGGCCAGAGCGTGCCGGACGAGAAGCGCTCCTTCTCGCAGGATCAGGATCTCGCCTCCGAAGCCGGCCGCAAGGGCGGTCAGCGCTGA
- a CDS encoding alpha/beta fold hydrolase produces MTIPAPTDREVRRILTPDGVGIASAAFGPADGAPVVFIHGFSQSGLCWNRQTASPALAGHRLVTYDFRGHGASDRPTDPAAYQSAEIWAGELDAVIRGWGLERPVLVGWSYAGRIICDYLAVKGTAGIGGIVFVDAVTANERRFYGSCNRLMRLMCSTDVEENIAATRTFLRRCFAAPIAQPLFEQLLAVNMMVPPEVRVALFGRTADYEGLLKRLDVPVLVAQGALDEVVAPAMAEHIAATVPGARLDLYAGIGHAPFIEAADRFNAALAAFAAAK; encoded by the coding sequence ATGACCATCCCCGCCCCCACCGACCGCGAGGTCCGCCGCATCCTCACCCCCGATGGCGTCGGCATCGCCAGCGCCGCCTTCGGGCCGGCCGACGGGGCGCCGGTGGTGTTCATCCACGGCTTCTCGCAATCCGGCCTGTGCTGGAACCGGCAGACGGCGAGCCCGGCGCTGGCCGGCCATCGGCTCGTGACCTACGACTTTCGCGGCCACGGCGCCTCCGACCGTCCGACCGATCCCGCCGCTTATCAGTCAGCGGAGATCTGGGCCGGGGAGCTCGATGCGGTCATCCGCGGCTGGGGGCTGGAGCGGCCGGTGCTGGTGGGCTGGTCCTATGCCGGGCGCATCATCTGCGACTATCTGGCGGTGAAAGGCACGGCTGGCATCGGCGGCATCGTCTTCGTCGATGCCGTGACCGCCAACGAACGGCGCTTCTACGGCAGCTGCAACCGGCTGATGCGGCTAATGTGCAGCACGGACGTGGAAGAGAACATCGCCGCCACCCGCACCTTCCTGCGCCGCTGCTTCGCCGCCCCCATCGCACAGCCGCTGTTCGAGCAATTGCTGGCGGTGAACATGATGGTGCCGCCCGAAGTGCGCGTCGCCCTGTTCGGCCGGACGGCCGACTATGAGGGCCTGCTGAAGCGCCTCGACGTGCCGGTGCTGGTGGCGCAGGGCGCGCTGGACGAGGTGGTGGCCCCGGCCATGGCGGAGCATATCGCCGCGACCGTTCCGGGCGCCCGGCTGGACCTCTACGCCGGCATCGGCCACGCCCCCTTCATCGAGGCGGCTGATCGCTTCAACGCCGCGCTCGCGGCCTTTGCCGCCGCGAAGTGA
- a CDS encoding L,D-transpeptidase, with product MMKLKSLVFAAVAALVATGSAKADDRYDIFNFNKFFGGGNVGVVGGSSPIGRQMVSIDPKYAPGNIVVNTSERRLYFVTSRGQAIRYGIGVGRDGFRWSGVKTVSAKKEWPSWTPPAQMLRRRPDLPRYMPGGLDNPLGARAMYLGSSLYRIHGSNEPETIGQAVSSGCFRMTNDDVIDLYNRVRVGATVYVLR from the coding sequence ATGATGAAGCTGAAATCGCTTGTTTTCGCGGCCGTCGCCGCGCTGGTGGCGACAGGCTCGGCCAAGGCCGATGATCGCTACGACATCTTCAATTTCAACAAGTTCTTCGGCGGCGGGAATGTCGGCGTGGTGGGCGGCTCCTCGCCCATCGGCCGGCAGATGGTCTCCATCGATCCGAAATATGCGCCCGGCAACATCGTCGTGAACACGTCGGAGCGGCGCCTTTATTTCGTGACCTCCCGTGGCCAGGCCATCCGCTACGGCATCGGCGTCGGCCGCGACGGCTTCCGCTGGTCGGGCGTGAAGACGGTGAGCGCCAAGAAGGAATGGCCCTCCTGGACGCCCCCGGCCCAGATGCTGCGGCGCCGGCCCGACCTGCCCCGCTACATGCCCGGCGGCCTCGACAACCCGCTCGGCGCCCGCGCCATGTATCTCGGCTCAAGCCTCTACCGCATCCACGGCTCCAACGAGCCGGAGACCATCGGGCAGGCGGTGTCGTCCGGCTGCTTCCGGATGACCAATGACGACGTGATCGACCTCTACAATCGCGTGCGCGTGGGCGCGACCGTCTACGTCCTGCGCTGA
- a CDS encoding cold-shock protein has product MATGTVKFFNAQKGFGFIVQDEGGPDVFVHISDVERSGMYSLNDGQKVSFDVVADNRGKSKAANLAAL; this is encoded by the coding sequence ATGGCCACGGGTACCGTAAAGTTTTTCAACGCCCAGAAGGGTTTCGGCTTCATCGTTCAGGATGAGGGTGGACCCGACGTGTTCGTCCACATCTCCGACGTGGAGCGTTCTGGCATGTACAGCCTGAACGATGGCCAGAAGGTCTCGTTCGACGTCGTCGCGGACAACCGCGGCAAGAGCAAGGCTGCGAACCTCGCCGCTCTCTGA
- a CDS encoding ABC transporter substrate-binding protein produces MRMLKLAAAVLALAVATPAVAQQATKIEKPKLTLGVGGKPLLYYLPLTIAERKGFFKEEGLDVAINDFGGGAKSLQALIGGSIDVVTGAYEHTIRMQAKGQDIVSVIELGRFPGIVLVARKDRPIKSVKDLKGAKIGVTAPGSSTNFFVNFLMAKDGLKPDDASYVGVGGGASAVAQMKRGEIDAMSNLDPVITKLVDDGDVIILADSRTEAGNDKIFGGENPAAVLYMKRDFVEQNPVTTQKLVNAFYKALQWLKTATPEDVAAVVPEEYLLGDKALYLNAVKNSLPIYSRNGLIPERGMKNALNMLVEFDSELKAAKIDLAKTFDGTFVAKAAAAK; encoded by the coding sequence ATGAGGATGCTCAAGCTCGCAGCGGCCGTGCTCGCGCTCGCTGTCGCCACTCCGGCCGTCGCGCAACAGGCCACCAAGATCGAGAAGCCGAAACTCACGCTCGGGGTCGGCGGCAAGCCACTGCTGTATTATCTGCCGCTGACGATCGCCGAGCGGAAGGGCTTCTTCAAGGAGGAGGGGCTGGATGTCGCCATCAATGATTTCGGCGGCGGAGCCAAGTCTTTGCAAGCCCTTATCGGCGGGTCGATCGATGTGGTGACGGGGGCCTACGAGCACACCATCCGCATGCAGGCCAAGGGCCAGGACATTGTTTCCGTTATCGAATTGGGCCGCTTCCCGGGGATCGTGCTGGTGGCGCGGAAGGACCGGCCGATCAAGTCGGTAAAGGACCTCAAGGGCGCGAAGATCGGTGTGACGGCGCCGGGGTCCTCCACGAATTTCTTCGTCAATTTCCTGATGGCGAAAGATGGCCTGAAGCCGGATGATGCCTCCTACGTCGGTGTCGGCGGCGGAGCTTCTGCCGTGGCGCAGATGAAGCGCGGCGAGATTGACGCGATGTCCAATCTGGACCCCGTGATTACCAAGCTGGTGGATGACGGAGACGTCATTATTCTGGCGGACAGCCGGACGGAAGCTGGAAACGACAAGATCTTCGGCGGCGAGAATCCGGCCGCCGTGCTCTATATGAAGCGCGACTTCGTGGAGCAGAATCCGGTCACCACGCAGAAGCTGGTGAATGCTTTTTACAAGGCCCTTCAATGGCTTAAGACCGCCACCCCCGAGGACGTGGCGGCGGTGGTGCCGGAGGAATATCTGCTTGGGGACAAGGCCTTGTACCTCAACGCGGTCAAGAACTCCCTGCCGATCTATTCGCGCAACGGCCTGATCCCCGAGCGGGGCATGAAGAATGCCCTTAACATGTTGGTGGAGTTTGATTCCGAGCTGAAAGCCGCGAAGATCGACCTCGCCAAGACCTTCGACGGCACCTTCGTGGCGAAGGCGGCGGCGGCGAAATAA
- a CDS encoding ABC transporter permease has product MRNRFVLFALQVLVAVVLIAIWHFGSTVKVSIPALSPKPFYPLDPFFFSTPIAVFERTFKDFYTGVIWYHLGITLLETLLAFAIGALGGVLVGFWFARKALIAAVFDPYVKMANALPRVVLAPIFALWLGLGIWSKVALGVTLVFFIVFFNVYQGVKEVSPTLLANARMLGMSERQLMRNVFWPSALTWMFSSLHTAVGFALVGAVVGEYLGSAAGLGYRIHQAEGVFDVTGVFSGMLVLAIFVIIIDTVVSAIENRLLIWRPAPATQA; this is encoded by the coding sequence ATGCGCAACCGCTTCGTCCTTTTCGCCCTTCAGGTGCTGGTGGCGGTGGTGCTGATCGCCATCTGGCATTTCGGCTCCACGGTGAAGGTCTCGATACCGGCGCTTTCGCCGAAGCCCTTCTACCCGCTGGACCCCTTCTTCTTCTCCACGCCGATCGCCGTTTTCGAGCGCACTTTCAAGGACTTCTACACGGGGGTGATCTGGTATCACCTTGGCATCACGCTCCTTGAAACCCTGCTCGCCTTCGCCATCGGCGCCCTTGGCGGGGTGCTGGTGGGCTTCTGGTTCGCCCGCAAGGCGCTGATCGCAGCGGTGTTCGATCCCTATGTGAAGATGGCCAATGCCCTGCCGCGCGTGGTGCTGGCGCCGATCTTCGCCCTGTGGCTGGGGCTCGGCATCTGGTCCAAGGTGGCACTGGGGGTGACGCTGGTCTTCTTCATCGTTTTTTTCAATGTTTACCAAGGCGTTAAGGAGGTCAGCCCGACGCTGCTCGCCAACGCCCGCATGCTGGGCATGAGCGAGCGCCAGCTGATGCGGAACGTGTTCTGGCCCTCCGCGCTGACCTGGATGTTCTCCTCGCTCCACACCGCCGTTGGCTTTGCGCTGGTTGGTGCGGTGGTGGGGGAATATCTCGGGTCGGCGGCGGGGCTGGGCTATCGCATCCATCAGGCGGAAGGGGTGTTCGATGTCACCGGCGTGTTCTCGGGCATGCTGGTGCTGGCCATCTTCGTCATCATCATCGACACGGTGGTGAGCGCCATCGAGAACCGCCTCCTCATCTGGCGCCCCGCGCCGGCGACGCAGGCCTAA
- a CDS encoding ABC transporter ATP-binding protein — protein MAQACAVGLRDITIAFPGASRAASPFVAVQGVDLEVADGEFVAIVGPTGCGKSTLLNATAGLLKPASGTVTIHGTPLAGLNSAAGYLFQAEALFPWKTALDNVAIGLEVAGTDTEEARSRARKWLARVGLAAFADRYPHQLSGGQRKRVGLAQVLIRDPKILLMDEPFGPLDAQTRQIMGNLLLDLWSQDRKAVMFVTHDLEEAISLADRVVIMGAGPASRIIGQWRVPIPRPRDIDVRLEPAFHHLHREIWAALKDEVVKGYRQSEVAS, from the coding sequence ATGGCTCAGGCATGCGCGGTCGGGCTGCGCGACATCACCATCGCCTTCCCGGGCGCCAGCCGCGCCGCCTCGCCCTTTGTGGCCGTGCAGGGTGTCGATCTCGAAGTCGCGGATGGTGAGTTCGTCGCCATCGTCGGCCCCACCGGCTGCGGCAAGTCCACCCTTCTCAACGCAACGGCCGGCCTCCTGAAGCCGGCCTCCGGCACGGTCACAATCCACGGGACCCCGCTTGCCGGCCTCAATAGCGCGGCGGGCTATCTCTTCCAGGCCGAGGCCCTGTTTCCCTGGAAGACCGCGCTCGACAACGTGGCCATCGGCCTTGAGGTCGCCGGCACCGACACCGAAGAGGCGCGCAGCCGCGCCCGCAAGTGGCTGGCCCGAGTGGGGCTCGCGGCCTTCGCGGATCGCTATCCGCACCAATTGTCCGGCGGACAGAGGAAGCGCGTGGGTCTCGCCCAGGTGCTGATCCGCGACCCCAAGATCCTGCTCATGGACGAGCCGTTCGGTCCGCTCGATGCCCAAACCCGCCAGATCATGGGCAACCTGCTGCTCGACCTATGGAGCCAGGACCGCAAGGCGGTGATGTTCGTGACCCATGATCTGGAGGAGGCCATCTCGCTGGCCGATCGTGTGGTGATCATGGGTGCCGGGCCGGCCTCGCGCATCATCGGCCAATGGCGGGTGCCCATACCCCGCCCCCGCGACATCGACGTGCGGCTGGAGCCCGCCTTCCACCACCTTCACCGCGAGATCTGGGCGGCGCTGAAGGACGAGGTGGTGAAGGGGTATCGCCAGTCCGAGGTCGCGAGCTGA